Proteins encoded together in one Synechococcus sp. BL107 window:
- a CDS encoding class I SAM-dependent methyltransferase, with amino-acid sequence MATTPFSKLAYQTLQQGKSIAGLAHKELSTKLMELVAPEAMPTTESVSPDILQTLRNAMAQLEERDWQEAEQGVYPTSLLFDAPWLDWASRYPQVWLDLPSIWNRRKERNVRDLPKDTDPALFPEYYLQNFHHQTDGYLSDHSAGLYDLQVEILFNGTADAMRRRVIAPLKRGLKHFSDRSPASVRILDVATGTGRTLHQIRAALPNAELIGTDLSDAYLRQANRWLNSAQSSLVQLIRANGESLPLANGCLQGVTCVFLLHELPGEARQNVINEAWRVLEPGGVLVLADSIQLADTPEFSVVMENFRKFFHEPYYRDYIGDDIEARLHTAGFEGVTAESHFMTRIWSARKPISSHT; translated from the coding sequence ATGGCGACCACGCCCTTCAGCAAATTGGCTTACCAGACCCTTCAACAGGGCAAAAGCATCGCTGGACTGGCCCATAAGGAGCTAAGCACCAAACTGATGGAGCTGGTGGCTCCAGAGGCGATGCCGACCACCGAGTCGGTGTCACCAGACATTCTGCAAACGTTGCGCAATGCCATGGCACAGCTCGAGGAGCGTGATTGGCAAGAAGCTGAGCAGGGCGTCTATCCAACATCACTGTTATTCGATGCACCCTGGCTGGATTGGGCCAGTCGCTACCCCCAGGTTTGGCTTGACCTGCCCTCGATCTGGAATCGGAGGAAAGAACGCAATGTGCGTGATCTTCCTAAAGACACCGATCCAGCCCTTTTCCCTGAGTACTACCTTCAAAATTTTCATCACCAAACCGACGGTTACCTCAGTGATCATTCGGCAGGTTTGTACGACCTACAGGTTGAAATTCTTTTCAACGGCACCGCTGATGCGATGCGTCGTCGCGTTATTGCGCCTTTGAAGCGTGGTTTGAAGCATTTCTCAGACCGCAGTCCTGCCTCTGTACGCATCCTTGATGTAGCAACAGGAACGGGTCGAACTCTGCACCAAATCAGAGCCGCTCTTCCCAACGCCGAGCTCATCGGAACAGATTTATCTGACGCCTACTTGCGACAGGCCAATCGTTGGCTCAATAGTGCCCAATCGTCCCTCGTACAACTGATTCGCGCCAACGGAGAATCACTCCCTTTGGCGAATGGATGCTTGCAGGGGGTGACCTGCGTGTTCTTGCTGCATGAACTTCCTGGAGAAGCGCGTCAAAACGTGATCAACGAAGCCTGGAGGGTGTTGGAGCCCGGTGGAGTGCTCGTGTTGGCCGATTCGATTCAATTAGCGGACACACCGGAATTCAGTGTGGTGATGGAGAACTTTCGCAAGTTCTTCCACGAGCCCTACTACCGCGATTACATCGGCGATGACATTGAGGCTCGACTCCACACCGCTGGATTTGAAGGGGTCACGGCTGAATCCCACTTCATGACGAGGATTTGGTCTGCACGGAAGCCGATCTCCAGCCACACCTGA
- a CDS encoding DUF6439 family protein — MAKPDSIWPEQTQAKSTELHSLLKIGDRDWHRLKSQSNRRAAELLAAALVQLIQDGNPEDVAALTNQALGWIKGDLKDPGCPRH, encoded by the coding sequence ATGGCTAAACCAGATTCGATCTGGCCGGAGCAAACCCAGGCCAAATCGACTGAGCTCCATAGCCTCTTGAAAATTGGTGATCGTGATTGGCACCGGTTGAAATCACAATCGAACCGACGCGCCGCCGAACTCCTTGCAGCAGCCCTGGTTCAGTTAATTCAAGACGGCAACCCTGAGGATGTGGCTGCTCTCACCAATCAAGCGCTGGGATGGATCAAAGGAGACCTGAAAGATCCCGGTTGTCCGCGCCACTAA
- a CDS encoding ATP-binding protein, translating into MSNEVGSKEVVAAGRIVPFHRFRWADFVLPSTLQLAPLLELLVEPVGCEMTSQKVELGLHEALVNAVRHGNSENPQKQLRVRRILTPNWLIWQVQDEGCGLPPTARAAELPLSVDAQHGRGLFLIHQCFDDVRWSRRGNRLQLACRRPD; encoded by the coding sequence GTGTCGAACGAGGTAGGTTCAAAAGAGGTCGTTGCCGCCGGGCGAATCGTGCCGTTTCATCGATTCCGCTGGGCAGACTTTGTTTTGCCGTCCACGCTTCAGCTGGCTCCCCTGTTGGAGCTTTTGGTTGAACCTGTCGGCTGTGAAATGACCAGTCAGAAAGTCGAGCTTGGCTTACACGAAGCGTTGGTTAATGCTGTGCGTCATGGCAATTCCGAAAACCCCCAAAAACAACTCCGCGTCCGTCGAATTCTGACTCCCAATTGGTTGATTTGGCAGGTGCAGGATGAGGGTTGTGGATTACCTCCGACGGCTCGTGCCGCTGAGCTTCCCCTATCTGTAGACGCCCAACATGGGCGTGGCTTGTTTCTGATTCATCAATGTTTTGATGATGTTCGTTGGAGCCGGCGTGGAAATCGGCTTCAACTCGCCTGTCGCCGTCCTGATTAG